Within Deinococcota bacterium, the genomic segment GACGACCTCGAGGCGGTCCTCGCCGACGGCGGCGGGGTAGGTGTAGACCCGCCGCCCCGGCTCGTCCTGGGGGCTTTCCAGGCGGTTGTCGAAGTTCACCCGGGTGCCGCGCGGCGGCGGCGGGTTCTGGGTGAGGGCCAGGAGTTCTTGGCACATCTCGGCGGGCGGCAGGTTGGCCAGCGCCATCAGGCTTCCCTCCTCGCGGCCCAGCCACTCGCGCACGGCCGCGTCGGCGACCGCTGCGGGGCCGGTCGCGGGGTCGGGCGCGGAGACGGTCACGGGGGTGGTTACGGGAAGGGTTACGGGAATGGTCGCCGGCTCGGGCGCGCTCTGGGCCAAGGCCGGTGGCAGGAGCAGCAGGGCGAGAACGAAGAAAACCTTCATACTTTCTCCAGCGGCAGGCCCCGGCGGCAGAGGGGGCAGTCGTCCTCGGCATAGCTGCCGAACTCGAGCCGGGCCAGCGAGCGGACGCTTACGTTCTTCGGAAAGCGCGCCTGACCCCGGTCGATGATGAGGCCGACGCCCAGGCAGACGCCGCCCCGCGCCTCGGCGGCGGCGGTCGCCTTTATCAGCGAGCCGCCGGTGGTGACCACGTCCTCGACGGCCAGGAAGCGCTCGCCGGGGCGGATGGTGAGCGCGCCTCTCACGGTCATGCCGCCCGCGCCGTCCTTTTCGGCGAAGAGGGCGCGGCAGCCGAGCGCCTTGGCGACGGTAAAGGCCAGGACCACCCCACCCATGGCCGGGCCGATGACGAAGTCGGGCCTCTCCTCGGCGAACAGCGCGGCCACGCCCCGGCCGATCTCTTCGGCCTGCTCGGGATGCTGCAAGACCGTGGTGGACTGCAAGAACGTGGCGGTGTGGCGGCCCGAGGCGAGGAGGAAGTGCCCCTCCAAGTAGGCGCCCGCGCCTTTGTAGAGAGCGAGAACATCCATCAGCGCCAGCATACCCCAGCCCGCTCAGCAGGGACGGTCGCAAGAGCGGCCGCAAGGGATGATAGACTTCACCGCGTGCAGGACGTTCTGGGCTGGCTCCTCAGCGCGCCGCGGCGGGCGCTGCGGGTCGTCCGGGCTGTCCTGCCCAGCCTGACCAGGCCCGACGACTCCTGGGCGGGGACCGTCCTTAGCCCCTCGGAGTACGCCCTCTACCTGAAGATGGACCCCCGCGACCGCCACCACGCCTGCACCGTGGCCAGGCTCGTCTTGCGGCGCCATCCCGCGGCCTCCGCGGAACTCCAGCGCGCCGCCCTCCTGCACGACGTCGGCAAGAGCTTGGCGCCCTACCGCGCCTTGGAGCGCGTCGCCGTTCACCTCTACCTGCCCCGCGGGCTGCCGCTCGAGCCGCGCTTGCGGGGCCTCAGGGGCATGTGGCAGCTCGGCCTCCACCATGACCTTTACGGCGCCCGGCTCATCCTCGAGGCCGGCGGCTCGGCGCGGGTAGCGGAGCTCGTCGCGAAACATCACCGGCCGGGTGACGACGCCGAGGCGCAGCTGCTCAAAGCCGTGGACGAGGCGTTATGAGGCCGCCCACCTCATCCTCGAACGTCGGCAAGGGCTGGCCCGCGTGAAAGAGGACCCCGACATACAAACTCCTCTTTTAATAAAGACCCTTTGAAGGGTAAACTATCGAAGGAGGACAGCATGACCACCCGGCCTAGCACAGTCACGGCTGAAGACCTGCTCGAGATGCCGGACGACGGCTTTTGCTATGAACTGTTGAGGGGGGAACTCAAAAAGATGGCTCTGGCAGGGTTTGAACACGGCTCCATTGCCATGGCTATCGGCACCTCGCTTACCAACCACGTCAAAAGCAAGGGTCTCGGCGTCGTCACTGCCGCCGAGACCGGCTTCAAGCTTGCCTCCGAGCCTGATACGGTCCGTGCGCCCGATGTCGGCTTCGTGCGCCGTGAACGCCTTGAAGAGGTCAAAGAGGTCAAAGGCTACTGGCCCGGTGCCCCGGATGTGGCTGTAGAGGTCACCTCGCCCGGCGACGCTCACAGCAAGGTGATGGAGAAGGCCCTCGAGTGGCTCGCCGCCGGCACCCGTATGGTGCTCGTGGTCGACCTGGGCCAGCGCACCGTGAGCGTCTACCGCTCTTTGCGCGACATCCACGTCCTGACCGAGAACGACGCCATCGACGGTGGAGACGTCGTGCCCGGCTGGACGATGCGGCTCGAGGATGTGTTCGCTTAGTCGAGGTTTCAGGCGGATGGCCGTGGGGGCTTGTCGGGGGCGCCCACCTCAACAGGCCCGACGCGCTTCGTCCAAGAGCTGAGCGGACGGCCTTCGCTTGGTAGACTCGTCACTCATGCGCGTCTTTGCGATTGCCGACCCTCACCTCTCCAGGGCTCAGCCCAAGCCCATGACCATCTTCGGCCCCACCTGGCAAGGGCACCCCGAAGCCCTGTTCGAAGGCTGGGCCGAGACCGTGGCCGAGGCCGACCTGGTCCTGGTGCCGGGCGACATCTCCTGGGCGCTTAAGCTCGAGGAGGCCATGCCCGACCTCGATGACCTCGCCGCCCTGCCCGGCCGGAAGTTGCTGCTGCGCGGCAACCACGACTACTGGTGGCCGGCCATCGGCAGGCTGCGCGCTACCCTGCCGGGAGGTATGGACGCCTTGCAGAACGATGCCATGCGCTACGGCGAGGCTGGCGTGGTGGTGGCGGGCACGCGCGGCTGGCTCAGCCCAGGCGGCCCCGACTTCAGCGAGGGGGACGAGAAGATCTACCGGCGCGAGCTGGGGCGGCTCAGGCTCTCGCTCGAGGCGGCGCGGCGGCTGCGGAGGCCGGACGACCGCCTCCTGATCATGCTCCACTACCCGCCCACCAACGCCCGGCTCGAGCCCTCGGGCTTTACCGAGCTCATCGCCGCGGCGCGGCCCGAGGCCGTCGTCTACGGCCACCTGCACGGCGGCGAGGCCCGGCGCGCGCTCGGCGAGGTGGCGGGCGTGCCGCTCCACTTGGTCGCCGGCGACGCGCTCGCGTTCAGGCCCAAGCTCATCTTGGAGTGAGGGGAGGTCAGGGTTCGGTGGTGGCCTGGGGTTCGCTGAGCTCGAGCTGCGCCCGGCGCCAGGCGACCATGCCGCCCGCGACGTTGTAGACCTCGCTGAAGCCGGCGGCCTCCAGGTAGAGGGCGACGAGGTCGCTCATCAGGCCGCGCTCGCAGATGAGGTAGACGGGCTTGTCCAGGGCCAGGTCGGGCAGTTGCCCGGCCTGCACCCCCTCGAGGCTGAGGTGGTGGGCGCCGGGCAGCGCGTCCTTCTCGTACTGAGCCAGCGGTCGGGTGTCGAAGGCCTGCGCCCCCTCGTGCAGGCGCGCCGCGAAGTCGGCAACCGCGATGGTCTTCACGCCGCCAGTATAGCCTACGCCCGGCCCCTGTCGCCATGACTAGGCTCTGGCTGCTTCATGGGCTAGAGGAGCGCTTTGGCGTACCAGTCGAGGATGGGCTGGGCGTCGATGGCAAAGCAGTAACCGAGCGAGCACCAGAAGCGCTGGGCCCTGGGATTCTGGCCGTAGATGCTGGCCAGGACGCGCTTGCTGCGGCCCCTCAGACGCGCCTCCAAGTCCTGGATG encodes:
- a CDS encoding HD domain-containing protein, which codes for MQDVLGWLLSAPRRALRVVRAVLPSLTRPDDSWAGTVLSPSEYALYLKMDPRDRHHACTVARLVLRRHPAASAELQRAALLHDVGKSLAPYRALERVAVHLYLPRGLPLEPRLRGLRGMWQLGLHHDLYGARLILEAGGSARVAELVAKHHRPGDDAEAQLLKAVDEAL
- a CDS encoding metallophosphoesterase is translated as MRVFAIADPHLSRAQPKPMTIFGPTWQGHPEALFEGWAETVAEADLVLVPGDISWALKLEEAMPDLDDLAALPGRKLLLRGNHDYWWPAIGRLRATLPGGMDALQNDAMRYGEAGVVVAGTRGWLSPGGPDFSEGDEKIYRRELGRLRLSLEAARRLRRPDDRLLIMLHYPPTNARLEPSGFTELIAAARPEAVVYGHLHGGEARRALGEVAGVPLHLVAGDALAFRPKLILE
- a CDS encoding Uma2 family endonuclease; translated protein: MTTRPSTVTAEDLLEMPDDGFCYELLRGELKKMALAGFEHGSIAMAIGTSLTNHVKSKGLGVVTAAETGFKLASEPDTVRAPDVGFVRRERLEEVKEVKGYWPGAPDVAVEVTSPGDAHSKVMEKALEWLAAGTRMVLVVDLGQRTVSVYRSLRDIHVLTENDAIDGGDVVPGWTMRLEDVFA
- a CDS encoding rhodanese-like domain-containing protein, whose translation is MKTIAVADFAARLHEGAQAFDTRPLAQYEKDALPGAHHLSLEGVQAGQLPDLALDKPVYLICERGLMSDLVALYLEAAGFSEVYNVAGGMVAWRRAQLELSEPQATTEP
- the pyrE gene encoding orotate phosphoribosyltransferase, whose amino-acid sequence is MDVLALYKGAGAYLEGHFLLASGRHTATFLQSTTVLQHPEQAEEIGRGVAALFAEERPDFVIGPAMGGVVLAFTVAKALGCRALFAEKDGAGGMTVRGALTIRPGERFLAVEDVVTTGGSLIKATAAAEARGGVCLGVGLIIDRGQARFPKNVSVRSLARLEFGSYAEDDCPLCRRGLPLEKV